The genomic interval CCATGGCCAGCGCGTTCCGGCGCGCGGAGGCGGCGGGGCGCCCCTTCGGCGAGCGGCTGCTGGAGGCGCTCAAAGCCGGTCAGGCGGCCGGCGGCGACCGTCGCGGGCGGCAGGGGGCGGGGATGCTGATCGTGAAAAAGGGCGCTGGCTACGGCGGCGGCGACGACGTGTACGCCGACCTGCACGTGGAGGACGCGCCCGAGCCCATCCTGGAGCTGGAGCGCGTCTACAACGTCTGGATGTCCGTCTTCCACCCCGAGGACCACTTCCTCCCCAACGGCTCGCAGGCGTTCGCGGTGCCGGCGGGGGCGCACGTCTGCCTCCTCCGCAACCTGCTGGCGAAGGCGGGGCACGGCACGCGCACCACGCAGGAGTTCTGCGCCTTCGACGAGGAGGTGATCACTGCGCTCAAGGCGTTCCAGCGCGCGCAGAACCTGCCCGTGGCGCCGTCGCTCAGCCCGCAGGCCGCGGCGCGCCTGCGCGAGGTGACGGGCGGGCGGCCGTAACGGCGGGGCTCACGCGGAGGCGCGGAGGCGCGGAGGCGCGGAAGAAGCGTCACACAGACACGCAGGGAAGCGCAAAGCCACAGAGAAAACCCTTTTGGGAGGTTCTCTCTGTGGCTCCGTGTCTCTGTGTGAGATTGCCGTTTGTCCGCGGCCGCTCAGCGCCAGCGGTGCGCGTTCTCCGGCCAGGTCCACACCACCGGCTGGTCGTCGACCGTGCCGATGATGTCGCCCCAGTCGTTGATCGCGGTCGCGGTGCTGTTCGCCTGTCCCATCGCGGGGAGCAGCTCGGTCCCGGTCTCCTTGCGCCAGACCCAGGCGTGGCTCCGGTTGTAGCCCAGGAGGTGAGCCGAGCCGACCACCTCGTTCAGGTTGTTGATGTCCGTAGCCGCGGCCACATCGGTGTCGGCGGGGCGCGGGATGGAGATCACCCCTCCCTCCGCCGTCCAGATAAAAGCGACCCAGTCCTGATACCGTCGGTGCGATCCCCAACTCCCCGACGAACCTACGACCGCGCCCCTGTCGTTGATCGCGTTGGCGTAATTGTGCTCGCCGTGGCTCCGGGTAATCCCCACCCACCTGTCGCTCCACGCCGTCCAAACGATCGCGCGCTGTTGCGCGTTCTCGGGCTCCTCGCGGGTGGTATACGTGAAGTGGCCGACGATGTCGCCCCGCACGTTGATATCCGTCGCGGTGCTTATGTAATTCGTGTCGGGCGTGGATTCGGGAAGGAGTGTCTTGAGGCCGGAACACGGGGTCCAGAAGAATGCGCGCTCCTGCGTTCCCGCAACCCAACCCTGGGAGTTGATGCCCAACGCGCCGTCCCCTTCGCCGATCTCCACCACCTTCCCATTCTTCTCAAGGAGCACGAACTTGCTCCCGCTGATCCCCGCCGCCTGACCGGCCGCGTTGTAGTCCCTCACGACGGACATCGCCGTGAGCCGCAGCACCCCCGTGGCCTTGCTCCACGTCGCGGCGCCGGACGCATCCATGCCGGCCACCACCGCGTCGTTGGTGACCGCCACGCCGCGGATGGGGATCTCGATCACGATGCGCGGGCTCTCCAACTGCCGTGAACGCGCCGGCGCGCCGGCCAGCGACATCGCCGGCGCGAGGCGCGAACGGGCGGCGCACTCGGCCGCGTTCACGGATTCCACCGGGCTGTCTTTGCACGCCACCAGCGACACGCCGGCGGCGAGCGCGAGGATAAAGCGTTTCATCGCAAGCTCCTGGACCTGGGGGACGATCAAGCAGCCCCAGGAAGAGGAGCCCCACCATTCCGAGGAGGCACTTCGCGTGCCGCAAACGGCAACTCTGCGACAAACTTGCGTATCAGATAACCTCGGGTACTCCCGACACTCTGTGCTGCTCGCGCGCTGCCACGATCGGCTGGGAAGAGTAACGGGCCGGCTCCCGTGAGAAGCCGGCCCGTTTGAGGAGGTTGGAACGTCAGCGCCAGCGGTGCGCGTTCTCCGGCCAGGTCCACACCACCGGCTGGTCGCCCACCGTGCCGATTATGTCGCCCCAGTCGTTGATCGCTACCGCGGTGCTGCTGGCCTGGCCCATCTCTGGGAGCCGCTCGGTGCCGGTCTCCTTGCGCCAGACCCAGGCGTGGAGCTGGTGGTTGATCGTGTCGCGCGAGGAGCCCACCACCTCGTCCATGTTGTTGACGTCGCTGGCCTCGCCCCAGCGGGTCCCCGGGGCAACCGGGATGGGGACCAGTCCGCCCTCCGCCGTCCAGAAGAACGGGAAACGCTCCGGGGGTCCAACGCGCGACCCGTAGTTTCCCTGCGTACCCGCCACCGCGCCCTTGTCGTTGATGGCAGCCGCCCGCGTATCGCGGTGGTAGTCGGTCGGCTGGATCTCCATCCACTCGTTGCTCCACGCCTTCCAGATCGTCGCCCGGTGAGTGGTGTTCCCGCTCGAGCGGAGCGTCACGTCGCTCGAGCCCACCACGTCGCCCTGCGTGTTGATGTCTACGGCCACGCTGGAGAAGCTCCCAGCCTGCGGATCGAGTTCCGGCTGGCGGAGCTGCTTGATCCCGAAGCAGGTCGTCCAAAAGAACGCGCGCTTCGCCTGCTGTCCCACTACCCACCCCACCGAGTTGATCCCGAACCCGAGGGTTGCCGGCGAGTCGCCGATCTCCGCCATCGTCCCATCGGTGTCGCGCCGCGCCAGCTTCGCGGGGGTGGTTCCGACTGCCTGCCCCGCCGGGCTGTAGTCCCCGACCGTCGTGAGCCCGGTGAGCGGGCGGACTCCCGTGGCCTAGCTCCACGTGGCCGCACCCGATGCATCGGTGCCCGCGACGACTGCATCGTTGGTCACGGCCACGCCCTTGATGGGGATCACGATCACCGTGCGCGGGCTCTCCAGCAGCCGCGAGCGCGCCGGCGCAGCCGCGAGCGACATCGAGGGCGCGAGCCGCGTTTTCGCGTTGCAGGCGGCCTCGTTCCCGGGGCCACCGGGCTGTCCGCGCACGCCGCTAGCGACACGCCGGCAGCCAGGGCGAGGGTAAAGCGTTTCATCACAAGCTCCTGCAACCCAGTGAGATGCTCAAGCGGCTCCCGGGAGCAGGAACCACCTGTTTCCGTGGGCAGATCGCGTGCCGAACTGTCACGAATGTGAGTATCAGGACGGATGGGCCAGAACGAGGTTTGCAGCGTTCGCGTGTTCGGATGCCGTCAGCGTGCGGCGTCCAGATCCAGGCCCCAGTGCAGTGTGAGATAGCTGTCCAGCACCTCGGCGGTGACGTCGCCGAAGCGGTCCATGTTGGCCTGGGTGTCGCGCACGCCGGTGAAGTTGGCTTCGATCTGCACCCCGCAGATGGCGCCGCGCGTGGCGCCGCCGAGCGGGCCGGCCTCCGCCCCGCACGTGTGCCGCGCCGTGTTGTAGCCGCCGCTGAAATATGCCTCGCCCTCTGCCGCGCTCGGGTACGTGGAGCTGGGGACGGCCGGGAAGCCGCGGCTGGCGTACAGGGTGCCCAGGCTGCCGGCCCCGCGCAGCAGCGCGGAAAAGGAGAGCCGCGTCGCCTGGGCGGAGATGGTCCTGATGCTGGAGGTGTCCTCGTACGCCCGGTATGCGTCCAGCCTGGCGTCGGAGAGGTCGAGCTGGTCGTCCCGGAGCAGGTATCCCAGCTCCAGGCGCTGAAGAGGGTGCCCGTGGCCGTGCATGTCCATGTACCACCCCCTGCCGCCTGCGCGGACGACGGCGTTGCGCGCGGTGGTGATGAAGTCGTGGAACTCGCGCCACGCCACCCCCGCCTCCACGTCGCCGCACGCGGCTTCCAGCAGATCCCGATTGGCGTCCAGCTTGGCCCGGTGCAGGTGGTTGAGGACGACGTGCGGATAGCGGCCGAAGCGCGCGAAGTAGCGCCGCTGCATGGCCACCGCCAGCTCCCGCGTGTTCAGGTCGCGCCCGATGGTGGCGGTTCCGCCACAGCTTTCGGCGGTGCGGTCCGGGATCTCCTCGGGAGCCAGATCCCCGCCGTGCGGCGCCGAAAGGATGACGGGCGCGTTGCCCGCGATGTATTCCACGTACCGATTCCGCCCGAAGTACGACTGTCCCGGCGTGTACGACACCGGCTGGACTACCGCGGGAGGTGCGGTGACGCCGTCCGTGGGCCCGCCGCAGCTCGCCAGGAGCCCCAGCGCGAGCAAAGAGAGCGGGAGGCCGCCGTAGTGGTTTATCCGCACGATGTACCTCGGAAGATTACGTTGCCGGGGCGTTGGGGCGCGGCGAGGCCGCATACCCGCAGGCCGGCTCCCGTGGGAAGCCGGCCCGGCCGCAAAGTGAAGAAGCCGGCCGCTCAGCGCCAGCGGTGCGCGTTCTCCGGGCCAGCTGCACACCACCGGCCGTCGACACGCAGACACGCTCGCGCGATACCGCCCTC from Longimicrobium sp. carries:
- a CDS encoding DUF3466 family protein — encoded protein: MKRFILALAAGVSLVACKDSPVESVNAAECAARSRLAPAMSLAGAPARSRQLESPRIVIEIPIRGVAVTNDAVVAGMDASGAATWSKATGVLRLTAMSVVRDYNAAGQAAGISGSKFVLLEKNGKVVEIGEGDGALGINSQGWVAGTQERAFFWTPCSGLKTLLPESTPDTNYISTATDINVRGDIVGHFTYTTREEPENAQQRAIVWTAWSDRWVGITRSHGEHNYANAINDRGAVVGSSGSWGSHRRYQDWVAFIWTAEGGVISIPRPADTDVAAATDINNLNEVVGSAHLLGYNRSHAWVWRKETGTELLPAMGQANSTATAINDWGDIIGTVDDQPVVWTWPENAHRWR
- a CDS encoding DUF1028 domain-containing protein; the encoded protein is MRSILSAAFAACAGIVMAGGAAAQTPSLSTFSIVACDPQNGFLGVAVQSRVVGAGSIVPAAEAEVGAIASQAAANVAFKRRGLELMRQGRSPDEVVAEFRRTDPGIARRQFAVMDARCRTAAFTGDSAQAWAGHRTGDHFSVQGNILTGAAVVDSMASAFRRAEAAGRPFGERLLEALKAGQAAGGDRRGRQGAGMLIVKKGAGYGGGDDVYADLHVEDAPEPILELERVYNVWMSVFHPEDHFLPNGSQAFAVPAGAHVCLLRNLLAKAGHGTRTTQEFCAFDEEVITALKAFQRAQNLPVAPSLSPQAAARLREVTGGRP
- a CDS encoding DUF3466 family protein, whose product is MAEIGDSPATLGFGINSVGWVVGQQAKRAFFWTTCFGIKQLRQPELDPQAGSFSSVAVDINTQGDVVGSSDVTLRSSGNTTHRATIWKAWSNEWMEIQPTDYHRDTRAAAINDKGAVAGTQGNYGSRVGPPERFPFFWTAEGGLVPIPVAPGTRWGEASDVNNMDEVVGSSRDTINHQLHAWVWRKETGTERLPEMGQASSTAVAINDWGDIIGTVGDQPVVWTWPENAHRWR